A single Paenibacillus kribbensis DNA region contains:
- a CDS encoding SpoVR family protein, which yields MSTDQKELEYAISEIMEIADGFGLDYYPMRYEICPAEIVYTFGAYGMPTRFSHWSFGKTFHKMKMQYDFGLSKIYELVINSNPCYAFLLEGNSLVQNKLIVAHVLAHCDFFKHNVRFSTSNRNMVESMSATAERISSYEMEYGSKAVESFIDAVLAVQEHVDPQLIKPRHLDKQRYMELKIREQKEPEKRQRPPGPYDDLWSLDTVKPQPDSTESEGIHIWQFPPEPEKDIVWFIQEFSEVLEDWQRDIMTMLRDEMLYFWPQIETKIMNEGWASYWHQRIVRELDLTGDETVEFAMLNASVVQPSKQSLNPYYLGLKIFEDIEKRWDNPTREEQERQGRKPGEGRAKMFEVREFDSDTSFIRNYMTKKLTEDLDLYVFEKRGPDWKITDKSWENIRDQLVFSRVNGGSPYIVVEDGDYLHTGELKLKHQYEGIELDLKYMERTLPYVYQLWGRAVHLETVIEGKPALFSYDGKKHHRKFV from the coding sequence ATGAGCACCGACCAGAAGGAGCTGGAATATGCGATATCAGAAATTATGGAGATTGCAGATGGATTCGGGCTCGACTACTATCCGATGCGGTATGAGATTTGTCCGGCGGAGATCGTATACACGTTCGGAGCCTATGGGATGCCCACACGCTTTAGCCATTGGAGCTTTGGAAAAACATTTCACAAAATGAAGATGCAGTACGATTTTGGCCTCAGCAAAATCTACGAGCTGGTCATCAACTCCAATCCCTGCTACGCCTTCCTGCTAGAAGGAAATTCATTGGTTCAAAATAAGCTGATTGTCGCCCATGTGCTGGCGCACTGTGATTTTTTCAAGCACAACGTCCGCTTCTCAACCTCTAACCGCAATATGGTGGAAAGCATGTCCGCCACCGCAGAACGAATCAGCAGCTATGAAATGGAATACGGCTCGAAGGCCGTCGAATCCTTCATCGACGCCGTACTGGCCGTACAAGAGCATGTCGACCCACAGCTTATCAAACCAAGGCATCTGGATAAGCAACGCTACATGGAGCTCAAAATCCGGGAGCAGAAAGAACCTGAAAAACGCCAACGTCCCCCTGGGCCTTATGATGATCTGTGGTCACTGGACACCGTGAAGCCACAGCCGGATTCGACGGAAAGCGAAGGCATCCACATATGGCAGTTTCCACCGGAACCGGAGAAGGATATCGTCTGGTTTATTCAGGAATTCTCGGAGGTGCTGGAGGACTGGCAGCGGGATATTATGACGATGCTGCGTGACGAAATGTTGTATTTCTGGCCCCAGATAGAGACCAAGATCATGAATGAAGGCTGGGCCTCCTATTGGCATCAACGGATTGTCAGGGAACTGGATTTGACCGGGGATGAAACCGTTGAATTTGCGATGCTGAATGCTTCTGTCGTACAGCCTTCCAAGCAAAGCCTGAACCCGTATTATTTGGGGCTTAAAATATTTGAAGATATTGAAAAGCGATGGGATAACCCAACCCGTGAGGAGCAGGAGCGACAAGGACGCAAACCGGGCGAAGGACGCGCTAAAATGTTCGAGGTACGGGAGTTTGACTCAGACACCTCTTTTATACGCAATTACATGACCAAGAAGCTGACAGAGGATCTGGATCTGTACGTGTTCGAGAAACGGGGACCGGATTGGAAAATCACCGATAAATCCTGGGAAAACATACGGGATCAGCTTGTATTTTCGCGTGTGAATGGGGGTTCTCCTTATATCGTCGTGGAGGACGGTGATTATCTGCATACAGGCGAGCTAAAGCTGAAGCACCAGTATGAAGGAATTGAGCTGGATTTAAAATATATGGAGCGCACGCTCCCGTATGTGTATCAGCTATGGGGCCGCGCTGTTCATTTGGAAACGGTGATTGAGGGTAAGCCCGCCTTATTCTCATACGACGGCAAGAAACATCATCGCAAGTTTGTGTAA
- a CDS encoding WD40 repeat domain-containing protein: MIKKNRMNHVQKNGVPCGDHPRAWLFRYRITGLLTMSAVALVLLSACGMNDAREGKPSSGTKPGQQLTVIDTDAARQQVTDELVVSSIDKLGDVYARSWLSDEELIVERQTRLLIHNVKTGKERALLPDRKAPQLLAVVSPDQRHVFFTEGSTSSKYDIRGYILELSSGKVTPIGKLDMSNEVSWGDKEHLITGAPDGKIYLIGLDGKAKELKFQDPNRTELITHVEKVGNAIFYTGNDKQGYRVLNRFTMDHPQAVTIANGAASFAVSPDGKWIAIEKRKWNTSEPARMIVLDEHGKEKGTVGQGTLMSRGSWSSDGSKLAFSIYDEDQQGMRGLYVFDQSTGKTTPVTTDIQSYDSPTVWSPSARFLSMYQNISEGEKQLNQSYIVQFKEK, translated from the coding sequence ATGATCAAGAAAAACAGAATGAACCACGTTCAAAAGAACGGCGTCCCTTGTGGCGATCATCCCCGTGCATGGCTTTTCCGATACAGAATCACGGGACTGCTCACAATGAGCGCAGTAGCTCTTGTATTGCTCAGTGCTTGCGGAATGAACGACGCAAGAGAAGGCAAACCATCTTCTGGTACGAAGCCGGGACAACAGCTTACGGTGATTGACACCGATGCAGCCCGGCAGCAGGTAACGGACGAACTGGTGGTATCGTCCATCGACAAGCTGGGAGATGTCTACGCGAGGTCTTGGCTAAGTGACGAAGAGCTGATTGTAGAGAGACAGACCCGGCTGTTGATTCATAATGTAAAGACTGGCAAGGAACGGGCTTTGCTACCGGACCGCAAGGCTCCGCAATTGCTGGCTGTGGTATCCCCGGATCAGCGCCATGTCTTTTTTACCGAGGGCAGTACCAGCAGTAAATATGATATTCGTGGCTATATTCTTGAACTAAGCAGCGGTAAGGTTACACCGATAGGCAAGCTGGATATGTCCAACGAAGTAAGCTGGGGGGATAAAGAACATCTGATTACAGGCGCACCGGACGGCAAAATTTATCTGATTGGTCTGGACGGCAAGGCCAAAGAATTGAAGTTTCAAGACCCGAATCGTACTGAACTGATTACTCATGTCGAAAAAGTGGGGAACGCCATATTTTATACAGGCAATGATAAGCAAGGGTACCGGGTGCTGAATCGGTTTACTATGGACCACCCGCAAGCTGTAACGATTGCGAATGGCGCTGCGTCCTTTGCTGTGTCGCCTGACGGTAAATGGATTGCCATTGAAAAAAGAAAATGGAACACCTCCGAACCCGCCCGCATGATTGTATTGGATGAACATGGCAAAGAGAAGGGAACCGTCGGTCAGGGGACTTTAATGAGCCGTGGAAGCTGGTCCAGTGACGGGTCCAAGCTGGCTTTTTCCATTTATGATGAGGATCAGCAGGGGATGAGAGGGTTGTATGTGTTTGATCAGTCCACGGGTAAAACAACTCCGGTCACGACCGACATCCAGTCCTATGACAGTCCTACGGTATGGAGTCCGTCGGCTCGATTTTTATCCATGTACCAGAATATTTCGGAAGGCGAAAAACAGCTGAATCAAAGCTATATTGTTCAATTCAAGGAAAAGTAG